The genomic interval AAGACAATAAGACGATAAGCAGATAATCAAGACAAATAGAACCGAATCATGATCAAAGGAAACACAATAATATGAACTCACGCATAATAGTTGTACTTTCTACAGCTACTGTGTTATCAATGaataaatgacaaaatataaGATACACCAAACACAGCCCACATACAAACCTGTACATCACTCCTTGACACCACATGACCGTGGTCAGCTCCCCAGGGAAGTCTTGCTCCTGATATTCATCAACCTGGGCCAGGGGGAACTTCACCTTCCACCTGACACACATGACGAGTACTTTCTAAATAACTGAAACTACACATATAACGGCAGGTGAATAGAGTTACTGCTATTACTAATCGACATTTCATGATGACGTTACTTAATACTGAACGGCCTTACTATGCAACACTTTTGTCCCTGTTCATGGGGACATGTTGATATTATTTGAATTATGCTAATGTGAACTTATTTCATTGTATTCCATCAATGCAACCAGAGGACAGCTCCTTCATAGAGATTTGTTGACCTACAGTCAGCTTGTTAAATATATTGTACATCTTGGGTATtattgtgtcattgtgttaCTTTGTGCCATGATTTTTACTAATTGATATATGCCTTACTGTAATTTGCTACTGGAACATGTGCAAGTGCTATCTTATCCTAATTTAAGAAGAAGGCAAGGAGCGGGAGGCCCGAAACAAGACCAGACAGACCATTGCGAGGAAGCTAAAACAACTCAGGCAGCGCTGGGGAGCTGTGGGTAAGACGGCCGGAGACGGACGGAATCGGAGGGACTTTGTCGAGCGAGTGAGTCACCTCCATTAGTGTCAGTGTGTCGTACCTGTGCTGGTGAGGCGAGGGACATCGGAGGGGCAGCGCCTCGGGGACGGGACACCGCCTGTGCCCTTCGTCCGACGCTTCCGTCAGGACGTTCTCCTCGCCCGCCCCGTGATGTCCGGGAGTCGCCCCGCGGCGCGTGGCCCAGTGGTGgcgagcgacagagagagggtaCCGCCACATGGGGGCAACACAGGAGCAGGAGTGATGCTGGACCACCAGCGTGGTACACAGGTACATGTCCTCTGACTTGGATGGGAACAGGGCGTTAGATTGGGACGAGAGGCTGGTAAGAAGTCATGGTGAGGACAGAGTTGGTTCACCACCACGATGACCGGGGTTACTGTTAGTGCATGCTCTACCTTGGGCAGAGAAGGGCTGCTGCTGTTACCCTGAGGAGAACACGACCTCGGTCGGCTCAACTTCATTCTCGTCATGTCCTTTGGTTTGTCAACGTGACCGCTGATGTTTTGGAGACCAACCCTCTGGTCTGTGCGAAATGACGGTTCGCTCTTCGGCGTCAGCCCCCGTTGTTGCGACGTCGGACCGGTGGCGGGGACCGTGCTGTGTGCGTTGCGCCCCGGATCGGGCTGACTGATGCTGCATAGAAACTCAACCGAGAAGTCCTCTCCTGAAGCGGACAAGGTGAGGGTGGCCCTCCCCTCCAGGGACCTGACCTTGGTGTCCCCGCCAGGGCCATGCTCCGCGTCACAGGAGATTAGGGGCCAATCCGCCTCCGAGTTGACACTAAAGAAAGGCTGCAGAAAATAGGAACTAAGTGTACATTTCCGAATAACCAGTTTAAGCCTAATGATTTGCATGGTGGGGGATTACCAGAATGACTCACCTTTCTATCAACAGCTGGAATAAGTTCATTTGGAAGATATGGCCGTGAAGCGTATTTATTCCTGAACACCAATGCACCTTGTATTAGTTCCTACAAAATCAAGACAATTAAGACATATTGTATTTGAGCAAGTACTGTATTTTAGATGCATCTGTAGCATACTGACGATATGACCAAGATCGACgggtatataaaataaatgatgatAGATAACCAGTACTTTGTAGGCGCTGATGGCGAATCGTGTCCTCTGTCGAACTTGTTCGGTCGCATGCATAGGATGCGCGGAGGGGTCGGGGGCTTTCACCATCATGAACTCAGAGCCGCAGGGGGACACGTTCAGCGTCGATCCGTCATGATATCTGATATACACCGACTCGTCTTGATACATGACCATCAAACTGACACTTGTGTTGGTTGTCATCCTAGAAATGTCTAGTAAAAAGTTTGCTCGCTCTAATTAtcaactgttgttgttgtcttcgTCATTAGGACGCGACGAATGCTGGCGCTTTCTGGCGCTTATTTCTCAGGAAGTAGAAACGCTGAACGCTTAGCCATATCAAGGGTGATAATGAGCCGATGTTCAGATTAACGTGTATATGGTTATTAAATAAGGTTAGACATGGTTTGGCTTCGGAAAGGTGTTGCGTTTGGTATGATCTGAGCAGAGATCGCGGGTTTGTCGGCCAGCATATTAGCAACCATATCTGATCTCCATGGCGACCCATCAAGAAACTACGGGAACCCAAAAGTTGAAAAGTAATTCtcgcaacaacaaaaaaaggccGCAAAAGTACATAATTTCTATCCATATATATTGAGTATAAATCCATACATTCCTTAACTTGTCATATATTTTCATACTTTTCAACATTTCTAGTTTAAGTGGTTATCAGCAATATATAATAGTAAACGTGTGCTTGACTAAAATTAAATAAAGGTATGTTACTCTATATGCCTACACATTGGATCATTCACAATCAACTCATCAACCAATTCATTTGTGTGCTTACTGTCACCAATCTGATCTAATAATTCAAAGATAACATGAAGTCTAGTCTAGGCTCTCATACTATGAGAATAGAACATCGATTGACTCATAGAGGATTTTGCCATTTTTATTACTGGTGGTTTGGTTTCTTAACAATTTAAACAGAAGGGAAATCCTTGTGCCTGGACGTGATATTTGGAACTGGAAAGCAGAAGATGATATTGCCAAGAAATATATTTTAAGATGAGTTGCAAACCCCAGTTTCCATTCACGAATGCTGACATCATCAAAATAAGTATTGGGTTTTAATGTGGGCATAAAGCAGACATTTACATTATAATTTCCAATGCAATTCAACTCACATTTCAAATAGGGATATTTAACAAATTCCTAATATTCAGTCGGCCAATATGCCTCATGTATTACTGTATTACTGTACTCATTGTGCTCAACAAAATTATTGCAGCAAACACACAAGAAAGAACACATTTTCAGTTAAAGAGGTAGACTCATAATCAACCTATAGGGACCTATGTTAACCCTCTTTCCACTTaaccctcttcttcttctacttctctttcttctctttcttcttctgcacAGTATCAAAGTTTACGAGGATAAACGGACTGAGGAGAAACCCCCGCTCGCGCGTATTCACTCTGGTCGCTCCATGCAGAGAGGTAGTAAGAAGGGTAAGAGTAGAAGTGGGCTGGGTGACTCAGCCCTACCGGGGCTTGGTGGTATAGAGGCTGGGAGTGCGCCGTCCTCATTCTCTCTGGCAGAAACGCttggagggggggtggttgaGGCATACTGTCTCTGACCGCCCTGCCATAGTCTGTGAAGAGGTAGGACGGAGGGGGCTGGCTGCCACCGTGAAGGGGCCGAGGCTCGCTAGTAAGAAACCGCTTAGATTTGTCTCTCCTCTCCGACGTCTGATAGATCCAGGGAGGGAGGTGATGTCGCTTCTTTACCGACTGATCGTGCGGCTGCGTCGGCCAACCTTGGTCGATTTTATAACCACGCGGGAGAGGAGTTGGTTTGAGAGGTTGTGCTGGTTTTGGAAGGACTTTGGTGAAACTTGAGTTAGGTGCCGGTGGCCAGTTTGTGTGAACGCCGAAATAGGAGGAAGATGTCGCCTTTGGGCAAGTGCGAGCAGACTCTCTTCCGCTGACCTTTGGGACAGCTCTCCATACAGAGTCTTTGTTCTCATTTCCGATGGCGTCCGCTTTCAGTAATTGGGTGCCAGGGAAAGGAATGACTTGTCCTTTGGTGATTGCACTACAGAACTTATTGTCCGCAACCAAGCGACTCCTGCCACTGACCAGCGTCACGTATTGCCGTGGCGTTGCTCCGTTTGGTTCAGGCTTCCCTCCAGCGGCTGCTGGAAGGTCctctgaggagagggaggagtgaggggaggagcagCGGGAAGAAGAGGTGGACACAGGCCTCGGAGAGTCCTCCAAGGTGGTGCACTTGGGAGCGGGAAGCTGCGTGGCCTGAGGCAGGGGGCGGTGGATGACACTGGGCCTGTCTTTATCATCGTCCTGGAGGTGTGAAGGCTGGCTGAGGCTGGCCTGGGCCatccttttcttcttctccaggGGAGAGAGGCCCATGCCAGGAGGAGAGACCATGTGATCGCTCAACGGTTGTGACGCAGGAAGCGGGACGCAGAGTGATCTGGAGCCGTCGTAAGCCGCAGTACAAACAACGGCAGGCTCTCGGTTGGTCTGCGGGCAGCTCAGCGGGGGTCTGGAGATGGGCCATGGAGCTGCATATGCCTGAGTTCCAGCCTCAACTTGCACTGTAGCTTTGGTTATCCTCTGGGCCTATGGTcagtaaaatatatattattatttagacATCATAGTAACAGTTTAACAGTGAGATCCACCATCGTTCCCTCATTTACCTCACGGAGCTCCTTCTCCATACGGACAGTCTTCCTCTTCCCTCGTTCTTTGCCGGCCTTCTCCATGTTCCTCCGGTACTGTTTCCGGGGTTTACCCTGCGGCAGAGgcttgtctgtctctcctctcaggtGTCTGTCGAACGGCAGAACCAGCCTAACATACGCACATCAGATTGGTTTCATTAATGGTTATTCAAATTATAATATAATGAAGATAAATAACTTTCCATGGCACTCAAATCATTTCACACatggcttgtttgtttgtgtttgtgtgagtgtaattGTATTCCATCTCATCCAAAAAACCAGTGTGCAAGATGTGTGTGAGGAATTAAACTATCCAATCATAGACCCGGAATGTCTCGTGAGGCGGTCATGATGGTTCTACCCCGATTTGCCAAGGATGCCCGGGTTTAGCACCCCTTCTCGTTACCTCATGGAATCAGGACCTCGATTCATCATGTCATACGAAAGTAAATGATCAAttctgctgggtgtgtgtgtgtgtgtgatggggcagagggggggagacagagagagagagagaggtgagagagagaccccacCTCTCGTAGTGCCTGCGGGTACAGGTGGCTGCGCTGGTACTGCCGGGACTCCCTCCCAGGTCGTCGTAGACGCTCTTCCACAGACGCCGTGCGGTCACCTGTAGGTGAGGGTGATGGTGAGAAACATTCATATttgcaaaaaagtgttttttcctCAAAGGCATTGGATAGGGTTACGGCTAATGGAACGATAGAGAAAGTGGTGCATattggtttaaaaaaacatgcaaaaatcagttatttgaactttgaaactTGCCACCAAAGATCTGAGTGAGTGaaaatgtgaagttatttaGGCCTATTCAGGCCTAAATAAAATGTGTATAACATAATATATCTACTCACTGAGTCATAACCTCCAAGATTCCCAACAGCTTTATATATCTTCCAAAGGTTGACTacaggaagaaaaagaaaaaaagcattGTTATTAATTTCCTTAAGCACATCCAACATCTTTCCTACCATAGACGCTTTATTTCAAAGGGAAGAAACTGCTGAAGGAAGGGCCAGGGTAAAACAGTAAGACTCACTCTGCTTGAAGCCCAAGTGGGGGATCCTCTCTATGGCCGTTCCTCTCTCCTTCATGAAACCGTGCAGGTTCGACACAAAGGACTTCTCCCCCACCTCAGCACCTTTGTCTTGCCTGGCACCCGCTTCACACTGAGCGCTGGATTCAGCCATCGTTAACTCCGGGGCATCCTGGGTTCAGAACCAATAGGACGTTAGCACATCCTACTGTGTAATCAGACGGGGTAATGAATCCTGTAGCTGATCAGCGCTGTAGAGTAGAGATTCTGTTTGGAAGACAGTTTGGGTCCAACTCTGGCATGAGACAAGCGAACAAGTGAGACGCTGTCTGCACATGAGGAACAAAAGCTGATATGAAACATCGAGAGGGTACGCTTGACTTGTACAGACAGACTCTCAATAGGTAACCACTATGCATCCTGTCTTGAGAAAGGAAACATGTTTGTGGGTTAAATTGGCAGTACCTTTGGCCTCGAgcatttctgtctttttttagcTAAAGGGTTACGTTGAAAAGAATCGTctgaaattaagttgaagttGTTGATAGTCGTGCTTATTAGCACGACACATGGCCCAATATTAGGATTATCTTGCAATAGTTTGTCTTTATTGATATCTtaatattggtgtgtgtgtgtgtgcgtgtgtgtgtgtgtgcgtgtgcgtgtgcgtgcgtatctgcatgtgtgcgtgcgggtgatACGGTTTCTGGATTGTCATTAATTgatctgtgtgtttttggttaGTTTGACAAGAACATCCGCGGAACACACATTGGTCCATCAGACCGCAATGTCGATATTTCAGTTTGAATGACGACATTTAGAGGCCACTTTGTTCCTGTGAGACGCTTTTTAGAATAAAACACATCACAAATGGTTTCATATTGAATCAGGTTCCTCTTGAGGCTCGCCGGTTCCCAGAAGCGTGCTTTTTTGGTGAGTAATAGTGAAGGTGCAGTCGTCTGAGTCACTATCGAAGTATATCTGCTCCATGAGTTTGTCCAGGAGGCTATGGCTAACAGGGAATTTAGTTTCAATGTGATGCAAGACTCAATTCTGGTTGGTATATCCTGTGCTGTGTCTGCAGTTTCCAAAGAAAGGAAGATGAACTCTTGATAAGTCGGCTGAAGAATGTGCATAATGAATGACAGCTTTTATTGCCCATCTTTGTATTCAAGTGAATTAGGTGATTGTTTCGATGTTTGCCTCATGAATGCAATGCTTTGGTCTAGGTTAAATAGAATGATCTTTATGATGAATGAACCAAATGACATGCACGTACCTTATTTATGAATGCATATGCagtttatatttatgtattatttatatatatatatatatatatacatgcataaaaAAAGTTGATATCTGTGCATGCCAGCATTTAACTGAAAGACCCCTCTTGTAAAGCCACAGGTTTAACAAGACCACAGGTTTTTTTGTTAACAgggttaacaaaaaaaaaaaaggtttacaGTCAGTTTACTTCCACACGTATCGAGTCATTTGTGAACTGAAACAAGGTTCAAATCGTTCTACGTGTGACCAGCCTACAGGAAATGTTTTAAGCGCTTACAGTAACCCCCACGGCTCATCTAACCTTATTGAATGAGGATGTTTTTGTGTGATGTAGCCTAcaccctgttgttgttttattgtgagTGATATTGTTGTCCATACAAATGCAATGTGTTAATAGATAAAAATGGGTTTATACAcatgtatgtatctatatataatatatatgtacattttcAGCCTTATGGATGTTATCAGCAGGCCACCTGTAACCACAAACCACCAGTATTTCGAGATGATTCCGTTTTGGAAATTTGATAGATCTTACTCGCAATTTCTCGCTTCAAATTGACAGAACAGGGGCATTCTGAGgcactctgtgtctctgtcgcTAATAACGAAATTATTGTGGCGGGGGGTTTGTTGTCATTCCACTCGAAGTATCTGTTCAGTCTGAACCTTACACACCAACAGGTCTGAACAATTTCTGACAAAATGCAACTGGTGATGAGAATCGTCAGGAACTCAGACTAACCACTAAGCGAAGTTTGCTGAGTAGCACGTCATTAGGCATTCTTATAAGTCATTTGATTTACCTGGCTCCCAGTCTTTCTGTGGACCTCACTGGCTACTGGCTCCTGGGAAACATCACTCTGCACCTCTTCAGACTCTAGAcatgagacacaaacacacaacactaatattatatataccgtatatatatacatacatttgtaGCTATATTGCTGTATATAAATAGCAATAAAGCTACAAAAGAGCAACTCCGTTCAAACAACTGGGGTTGCTTGTTTAGCTGTTTAAAGTTAATGAGATATCcttgttattttatttggcatgataaaacatacatttatccCTTCTGTTTTACGACCATTTTAATGTCAAGCCATGTCGATCTGTCCTGTTGATAAATATTGAACAAAACTATCAACTGTTTCAAAACCACGGGTAACAAAACCCACTTCCTGCTATCGAGCCAGCATACACTCCTGTGTTACCGCACAGGGGAAGAGATTTAATTCACttttcacacaaacatgcacattttGATTCTTCTTCTCAATTCATATTGATCAATATGTTATGGATACCAACCTAGTTTCTTTAGAAGTGAGAAACTATTTAATTAAGATTGACAGAAAGAGAGCTTTAAACATAAAATGCAAGGTTAAGGGTCTTCAGCATGAAATATTGCAGTTCCCAAAATAAATGTAAGCAAGGTTTATCAATAGTTTTCTACACACCATCTGCAGTAATATCATATGTCTGTGAAACTGATGTGCTTCTCTTTTGAATTTGCTTGTTTCCTGTGCCGTGAACCTTCAATTCTGCTTTCAATAGTAAATGACTTCTCCATTTCAGGAATTAATGCTAGACTAACTTTTGGATCTTATTCCATGTTTAAGCAATGTAACTTTTATTTAGAAAACCACCTACCCAGAGGCTTATACAAGATTTACAGATTTACTATCGAGGTACAAATATAATCTTTCACATTTAACAAAAGATAAGGTTTTAggtcaaaaaacaacaacatgcatATTCTTTTCAAATTTGTACATCAACTACATTTGTGGGATAGTTGTAAAGGCACCAGTAAAGAATATGAAACGTGATTTTTAAAAAAGAGAATTCTTACCCATTACAAAGAGATCACTTCTTGTCTCAAGTCTCAGTGTGATTAAATTGGCACCAGCAATTCATGCACCACCCCGTCAACTTCTGACCACAATATAGGAAGATGTCACCACAGCCAGGCTTCATTGGTTCATATTCAGCACAAAGACAAAAAGCAAGCGTGTCTAGGAGGCTGGGCTAATGTATTTAAATGATCTCTTCAATGTTTTCCAGGCATTTAAACTGGTTTAATCTTCATTGCCTGAAGGTAGGCTAAATAAGAATTGTCTAATTCTGATTTAGGTTAACCTTTATTTGTATGCCCGTTATTGATTGATCGATTGATTAATGATTGATTGCgtgattgatttattgatttatttaaataGTGTCGGTCTATAGAGTCAAAACGTATTATGTCTAATTATTTTTAACATGATCCTTGAGTTTAACATTAGGTTCAGAATGTCATAGAGTACCTTTTTACTAAattaaaaacacata from Gadus morhua chromosome 11, gadMor3.0, whole genome shotgun sequence carries:
- the c11h5orf34 gene encoding uncharacterized protein C5orf34 homolog, producing the protein MTTNTSVSLMVMYQDESVYIRYHDGSTLNVSPCGSEFMMVKAPDPSAHPMHATEQVRQRTRFAISAYKELIQGALVFRNKYASRPYLPNELIPAVDRKPFFSVNSEADWPLISCDAEHGPGGDTKVRSLEGRATLTLSASGEDFSVEFLCSISQPDPGRNAHSTVPATGPTSQQRGLTPKSEPSFRTDQRVGLQNISGHVDKPKDMTRMKLSRPRSCSPQGNSSSPSLPKSEDMYLCTTLVVQHHSCSCVAPMWRYPLSVARHHWATRRGATPGHHGAGEENVLTEASDEGHRRCPVPEALPLRCPSPHQHRWKVKFPLAQVDEYQEQDFPGELTTVMWCQGVMYRLLSGSISVIEVSPGDGSVIRSNNVLSSYFTHYKGDSQSGQVKEITYLVNSLPPDVPGQVYSIRSIVSRASRILTCYNQARVSLLLPVMPSCLDPERNHFEWETFEDNLPSSVSLDPHFDLPQMEHNRSDIVSAELEKIKRFNFLLEHSKVPGVWGEGSAVPRCGSGTTQTASEPVDETYIAEALQRTSKAIQDIDAVISAATLN
- the arid5a gene encoding AT-rich interactive domain-containing protein 5A, whose translation is MESEEVQSDVSQEPVASEVHRKTGSQDAPELTMAESSAQCEAGARQDKGAEVGEKSFVSNLHGFMKERGTAIERIPHLGFKQINLWKIYKAVGNLGGYDSVTARRLWKSVYDDLGGSPGSTSAATCTRRHYERLVLPFDRHLRGETDKPLPQGKPRKQYRRNMEKAGKERGKRKTVRMEKELREAQRITKATVQVEAGTQAYAAPWPISRPPLSCPQTNREPAVVCTAAYDGSRSLCVPLPASQPLSDHMVSPPGMGLSPLEKKKRMAQASLSQPSHLQDDDKDRPSVIHRPLPQATQLPAPKCTTLEDSPRPVSTSSSRCSSPHSSLSSEDLPAAAGGKPEPNGATPRQYVTLVSGRSRLVADNKFCSAITKGQVIPFPGTQLLKADAIGNENKDSVWRAVPKVSGRESARTCPKATSSSYFGVHTNWPPAPNSSFTKVLPKPAQPLKPTPLPRGYKIDQGWPTQPHDQSVKKRHHLPPWIYQTSERRDKSKRFLTSEPRPLHGGSQPPPSYLFTDYGRAVRDSMPQPPPLQAFLPERMRTAHSQPLYHQAPVGLSHPAHFYSYPSYYLSAWSDQSEYARAGVSPQSVYPRKL